GTTGTCGTAATCTGCCCCCCGAACGAGTCACCACCCCACGGCAGTTGGGGCGAGAGAGGAAGCCATGCCACGCAGACGGCAAATCACCGCGCGCCAGGAACGCCTGGGCATTGAACTGCGGAAGCTGCGTGAGACAGCAGGACTCAAAGCACGGGAAGCCGCCGCGCTGGTCGGGTCCGACTCCGCCCAGATGAGTCAGATGGAGTCCGGAATCGCAGGAGTGAGCGAGGAACGCGTACGCAGCCTCGCCGCCAATTACTCCTGCGAGGACGAGGAGTTGATCGATGCGCTGGTCGCAATGGCCACCGATCGGACACGCGGTTGGTGGGAGGAGTACCGGGGGCTGCTGCCCACGTCGTTCCTGGACCTGTCCGAGCTGGAGCACCACGCCACCTACCGCTGGGACGTGGATTTCCTCCATGTCCCCGGCCTGCTCCAGACGAAGGACTACGCTCGCGCAGTCTTCTCGCACAGAGTGCCCGCGCTTCCCCCGAGAGACCTCGAACTGCGGGCCGAACACCGGATGAAGCGACAGCGCATCATCGAGGGTGCCCAACCGACTCCGTACGAAGCCGTAGTACACGAGGGGGCTCTACGCATCCGGGTCGGCGACCGTCCCGCGTCCCGAGCTCAGCTCACCCGGATCCTGGAACTCTCGGAAGCGGACCACGTGACCGTACGTGTCATCCCGTTCGACCTGGATGGATTCATCGATGCCGGAAGCGCCATGGTGTACGCGGGTGGCACTATGCCCAAGCTGGACACGGTCGTACGGGACGCACCCCACGGTTCTGCCTTCGTCGACTCCGAGGCGCAACTCAGCAGCTTTCGAACGCTTTTCCGTAGAGTGGAGGGTGTGTCACTCGACCCCGAACGCTCGCGTGACTTCATCCACAGACTGACGAAGGAACTGTGAGGCGCACCGTGACCATCCCCGACACCTGGCTGAAGTCGTCCTTCTCCGGGGGCGCCGACGGCAACAACTGCATCGAACTCGCCACCACCTGGCAGAAGTCGACCTTCTCAGGCGGCGGCGACGGCAACGCCTGCCTCGAACTCGCCACCACTCCCACCGCCCTCCACCTCCGCGAAAGTGACGCCCCCACCACGCACCTCACCACCACCCCCACAGCCCTCGCCGCCCTCCTCCACGGCATACGGTCCCGAACACTGACCGCCGGCCGCGTCGACCATCACGGCTGACCCGTCTCCACACCGAGGGACTCCAGGCACGGCAGGTACGCCGTCATCGACCCGCCGGGCGGCCCGATGGCGGCCCGGGCCCAGTGCAGTGCTCCCGCACCCACCGCTGATCCCACCCCAGAACTCGCCTACACGCCCGGCCCCGCCG
The nucleotide sequence above comes from Streptomyces sp. N50. Encoded proteins:
- a CDS encoding DUF397 domain-containing protein; this translates as MTIPDTWLKSSFSGGADGNNCIELATTWQKSTFSGGGDGNACLELATTPTALHLRESDAPTTHLTTTPTALAALLHGIRSRTLTAGRVDHHG
- a CDS encoding helix-turn-helix transcriptional regulator, with the protein product MPRRRQITARQERLGIELRKLRETAGLKAREAAALVGSDSAQMSQMESGIAGVSEERVRSLAANYSCEDEELIDALVAMATDRTRGWWEEYRGLLPTSFLDLSELEHHATYRWDVDFLHVPGLLQTKDYARAVFSHRVPALPPRDLELRAEHRMKRQRIIEGAQPTPYEAVVHEGALRIRVGDRPASRAQLTRILELSEADHVTVRVIPFDLDGFIDAGSAMVYAGGTMPKLDTVVRDAPHGSAFVDSEAQLSSFRTLFRRVEGVSLDPERSRDFIHRLTKEL